CGGCAATGCCTTCTTTTTTATTCATTATCTCCCACCAATAACTGTAATTCACGGAATCTCCCTCTTGCTCGTATATCACCTTTGGAGAATAAAAATAACGCTCTCCCAAATAATACGTCTTATTTTGCGGATTCACTTCAAAAGTAATCCCATTCGTGGGGGTATAATCATAATGCCCTTTATCCTCGTAACAACCATTCAGCATCAATACTCCGGCCACAAGACTGATATAACTAATTTTATTCATAACTTTTTCCAATTAAATATTAACCTCTCACCGGAACCTCTGTTATGTCCGCCAATTTAATCCCATTATATTCTGTCACACCAGCTTTTTCCTGATCTTCCAACCAATACTTAAACTGCAAAGCGTAAGCACGTTTCTCGGCTGGTGACTTTTCACTTAAGTCCGTTTGATTCGTAACGATAATAAATAACGTATATTTATCATCACTATACGTACCCAAATAATCATTTATGATACCCCGATCCCACCAATCCGGTTGAGATATTTTATCACTAACTCGCACGATGGCATAATCATTATCCGAAGGAATAACCGTGAAATTCCCATTATCTTTTAAACGCAAAACAATCCGGAACTCATCCTTTTTCATATCTGCCGTACGATTTAATTTCATCCGTAAAGTGTCAGAAAAAACACCGGCCCCGAAAGTCACTCGTTCCAGTGAAAAGTGAGTACCCTCAATACCGGTACTCATATCTTTATCCACAACCACCTCGTAATCCAAAGCCGAAGCGAGCACGTTTCCCACAATCTCTACCGGCAACTTTACCTCGAACGAACTTGCTGTCGGGTAATTAACAAACGACACTCTTACCGAATCTTGGTAGGTACTCGTAAAGCGAATATAATTCTCCGGTGCATTATACCTCATAATCTTCTCTTCACTACAAGAGAAAAACACCAAAACAAGGAAAATAACATATATCTTATTCATAACTCTACACTCTATCATTAAATATCAGTTTCACTCTCCGGTACGGGAACAACCCAATGACCAGTCATATCAATCGGATCTTCCTCCCCATTATACATATCCCGTCCTAGGCGCTTATGCATATAAAAACTACCACCTTCCGACAATGTCTCCCGGATTATATCATTATACAAGATTTCCAAGAACTCGTCTTTACTCGTCACGTTCAAAGGAATTTTCGCTTCACGAGCCATTCTTAAAGTTTGAAGAATCGATACCGCACGAGGCAAATCCGTATCAGCCAAACATTCACACATAATATGATACACCTCGCTCAAGCGAATCACCGGAGCCAAAGGCCCTTGATACGCAATTATCTCTTTAGCCTTATCAGTTAACGCATCCGGACTTTGCCATCTCAAGGAAGTATAATCACTACCAATCAACACTTTCAACCT
The window above is part of the Butyricimonas paravirosa genome. Proteins encoded here:
- a CDS encoding DUF4843 domain-containing protein, whose translation is MNKIYVIFLVLVFFSCSEEKIMRYNAPENYIRFTSTYQDSVRVSFVNYPTASSFEVKLPVEIVGNVLASALDYEVVVDKDMSTGIEGTHFSLERVTFGAGVFSDTLRMKLNRTADMKKDEFRIVLRLKDNGNFTVIPSDNDYAIVRVSDKISQPDWWDRGIINDYLGTYSDDKYTLFIIVTNQTDLSEKSPAEKRAYALQFKYWLEDQEKAGVTEYNGIKLADITEVPVRG